The following proteins are encoded in a genomic region of Mycobacterium kiyosense:
- a CDS encoding hypothetical protein (frameshifted, insertion at around 1473265,1473243), with the protein MNHKKIQRLWREEGLRVPQRRKRKRHGISTAPLAVTADGPDRVWAVDFQFDVTTDGRPIKIVSIIDEHTRECLGGMVERSITGEHLIDELDRVASQRGTYPTVLRCDNGPELACVAMADWASGQVGLHFIPPGEPLLTG; encoded by the coding sequence GTGAATCACAAGAAGATCCAACGCCTTTGGCGTGAGGAAGGACTGCGGGTGCCGCAGCGGCGCAAGCGCAAACGGCACGGCATCTCCACCGCCCCGCTGGCCGTGACCGCTGATGGGCCCGACCGGGTCTGGGCGGTGGACTTCCAGTTCGACGTCACCACCGACGGTCGGCCCATCAAGATCGTGTCGATCATCGACGAGCACACCCGCGAATGCCTCGGCGGGATGGTCGAGCGCAGCATCACCGGCGAGCACCTGATCGACGAACTGGACCGCGTGGCCTCTCAGCGCGGCACCTATCCGACGGTCCTGCGATGCGACAACGGACCCGAATTGGCTTGTGTCGCAATGGCTGACTGGGCCTCAGGCCAAGTTGGATTGCACTTCATTCCACCCGGCGAACCTCTCTTAACCGGCTAA
- the xerD_1 gene encoding tyrosine recombinase XerD, with translation MTKELSAAVDDDGVWQLRGTAAEKFGLVNEFLGFLADRNFSPRTCRAYAYDLLAFARWLSGEQLVLAEVNVDVLLRFLTACREATLPGRPGGNVYSIRDGRNQGYAPATINRRLAAISSLFAFREMRDPDARNPVGSGRAARLRSRSERSGLLAHTAKPKSRSQLRVREPRRLPRGLSREESAALLGSFRSWRDRAIGGLMLLSGLRSAEVLSLRVSDIDIARRWVRVLGKGGKERSVPIDTDVAGAIQTYLLAERPETDADALFVVAKGAHRGQPLTPAGLRTVFRYHRERSGVAAGHPHALRHSFGTALAEAGVDLSVIQALMGHDHVDSAAAYIHLAPTFLREEFDAARARLRTRT, from the coding sequence ATGACGAAGGAACTCTCTGCGGCTGTGGACGACGATGGCGTCTGGCAGTTGCGCGGGACGGCCGCGGAGAAGTTCGGGTTGGTGAATGAATTCCTGGGGTTTCTGGCTGACCGTAATTTCTCCCCTCGGACCTGCCGTGCTTACGCCTATGACCTGTTGGCGTTCGCGCGGTGGCTGAGTGGCGAGCAGTTGGTTCTGGCGGAGGTGAATGTTGATGTGCTGCTGCGGTTCTTGACGGCATGTCGGGAGGCGACGTTGCCGGGTCGGCCGGGTGGCAACGTGTATTCGATCCGTGATGGCCGTAATCAGGGGTATGCGCCGGCGACGATCAATCGGCGGTTGGCGGCGATTTCGAGCTTGTTTGCGTTTCGGGAGATGCGTGACCCGGATGCGCGTAACCCGGTCGGTAGCGGTCGGGCGGCCCGATTGCGTTCGCGCAGTGAGCGTTCCGGGCTATTGGCGCACACGGCGAAACCGAAGTCTCGGTCGCAGCTGCGGGTCCGTGAGCCGCGCCGGTTGCCACGCGGATTGTCGCGGGAGGAATCTGCGGCGCTGCTGGGCAGCTTCCGTAGCTGGCGTGACCGCGCGATCGGCGGGTTGATGCTGTTGTCGGGTCTGCGTTCGGCGGAAGTACTTTCGCTGCGGGTCAGCGATATCGACATTGCGCGGCGCTGGGTTCGGGTGCTCGGTAAGGGCGGCAAGGAACGCTCGGTGCCGATTGATACCGACGTGGCTGGTGCGATCCAAACCTATCTGCTGGCTGAACGCCCCGAAACTGACGCTGATGCACTGTTCGTTGTCGCCAAAGGCGCCCATCGCGGACAGCCGCTGACCCCTGCGGGGCTGCGCACGGTGTTCCGGTATCACCGCGAGCGCTCCGGTGTCGCTGCAGGGCATCCACACGCGTTACGGCATTCGTTTGGCACCGCACTGGCCGAGGCTGGGGTCGACCTGTCGGTGATCCAAGCGCTGATGGGCCACGACCACGTCGATTCCGCTGCCGCCTACATCCATTTGGCCCCAACGTTTCTGCGTGAGGAGTTCGATGCCGCCCGTGCTCGCCTACGCACCCGCACCTGA
- a CDS encoding hypothetical protein (frameshifted, deletion at around 1485362): MPRPYPVSFRDDVVRVARNRDDGVTVEQIGTVFGVHPMTLHKWMRQADIDEGAKPGKSTVESTELDELRRRNRLLEQEKEVLRRAAAYLSQANLPGKALPAREGARRRRDPRRGDVAGTQARPPALLPLAGQADH; encoded by the coding sequence GTGCCCAGGCCCTACCCCGTGAGTTTTCGCGACGACGTCGTGCGCGTGGCCCGCAACCGCGACGATGGTGTGACCGTCGAGCAGATCGGGACCGTTTTCGGGGTGCACCCGATGACGCTGCACAAGTGGATGCGCCAGGCCGATATCGACGAAGGGGCCAAGCCCGGCAAGAGCACCGTTGAGTCGACGGAGTTGGACGAACTGCGACGCCGTAATCGGCTGTTGGAGCAGGAGAAGGAAGTCTTACGGCGAGCGGCGGCCTATCTGTCGCAGGCCAATTTGCCGGGAAAGGCTCTACCCGCTCGTGAAGGAGCTCGCCGCCGACGGGATCCCCGTCGCGGTGACGTGGCGGGTACTCAAGCTCGCCCGCCAGCCCTATTACCGCTGGCTGGCCAAGCCGATCACTGA
- a CDS encoding hypothetical protein (frameshifted, insertion at around 1485960): MKELAADGIPVAVTWRVLKLARQPYYRWLAKPITDAGLVEAYRANALFDAHHEDPEFGFRYLVEEARDADEPMAERTGWRVCSQNRLWSVFGRKRGKTGPPVHDDLVERDFTADAPNQLWLAGITEHRTGEGKLYLCAIKDAFSNRIVGYSIDSRMASRLATQALRSAVVRRGDAGGCILRSDRGSQLRSRKFVSRPTSKWHGRIDGPRRRSRRQRGHGELL, from the coding sequence GTGAAGGAGCTCGCCGCCGACGGGATCCCCGTCGCGGTGACGTGGCGGGTACTCAAGCTCGCCCGCCAGCCCTATTACCGCTGGCTGGCCAAGCCGATCACTGACGCCGGACTCGTCGAGGCTTACCGCGCCAACGCCCTGTTCGACGCCCACCACGAGGACCCGGAGTTCGGCTTCCGCTACCTCGTCGAGGAAGCCCGTGACGCCGACGAACCCATGGCCGAGAGGACCGGCTGGCGGGTCTGCTCGCAGAATCGCCTGTGGAGCGTCTTCGGCAGAAAGCGCGGCAAGACCGGGCCGCCGGTCCACGATGATCTCGTCGAGCGGGATTTCACCGCTGATGCGCCAAATCAGTTGTGGCTGGCTGGTATCACTGAGCACCGTACCGGCGAGGGCAAGCTCTACCTCTGCGCCATCAAGGACGCATTCTCCAACCGCATCGTCGGCTACTCGATCGACTCCCGGATGGCGTCCCGTCTGGCCACCCAGGCTCTGCGCAGTGCTGTGGTACGCCGTGGTGACGCTGGCGGCTGCATCCTGCGCTCCGATCGTGGGTCTCAGCTCAGGTCAAGGAAATTCGTTTCTCGCCCTACATCGAAATGGCATGGTCGGATCGATGGGCCGCGTCGGCGCAGCCGGCGACAACGTGGCCATGGAGAGCTTCTTTAG
- a CDS encoding hypothetical protein (frameshifted, insertion at around 1485960): protein MGRVGAAGDNVAMESFFSLLQKNVLNRRRWDTREELRIAIVTRIERTYHRRRRQSGLGRPSHQSV from the coding sequence ATGGGCCGCGTCGGCGCAGCCGGCGACAACGTGGCCATGGAGAGCTTCTTTAGCCTGTTGCAGAAAAACGTGCTGAACCGCCGCCGCTGGGACACCAGAGAGGAACTACGCATCGCGATCGTCACCCGGATCGAACGCACCTACCATCGGCGCCGACGCCAGTCCGGTCTCGGCCGGCCGTCGCACCAGTCCGTCTAG
- a CDS encoding DNA-directed RNA polymerase sigma-70 factor: MVSDDQLRDGFEAERPRLQRIAARILGDPDGAQDVVQQAWLRLHATDEPIENLAGWLTTVTSRLCLDRLRARTPVPTESIELEAVAPDPADGVVLADTVGVALQVVLDRLTPAERVAFVLHDSFGVEFEAIAAMLDTTPVAARKLASRARAKVRPAAPEDALGDWEIVDAFMTAAREGDFARLLELLAPDVVVSADAAAIALGTPPRLEGRDEVAGFFNGAAKAAFPVFVEDRPGAAWIHRGEVKVAFDFAIEAGQISHLQFRADADVLARVRRREGGSAISRLSATDV; this comes from the coding sequence ATGGTGAGCGACGATCAGCTACGCGACGGCTTCGAAGCCGAGCGCCCTCGCCTGCAGCGCATCGCCGCCCGGATCCTGGGCGACCCCGACGGGGCACAGGACGTGGTGCAGCAGGCGTGGCTGCGGCTGCACGCCACCGACGAGCCGATCGAGAATCTCGCGGGCTGGCTCACCACGGTGACGTCGCGGCTATGCCTCGATCGGCTGCGCGCCCGAACGCCGGTGCCGACGGAGTCGATTGAGCTCGAGGCCGTCGCGCCCGACCCGGCCGACGGTGTGGTGCTGGCCGACACGGTCGGCGTCGCGCTGCAGGTGGTGCTGGACCGTCTGACGCCTGCCGAGCGGGTGGCGTTTGTTTTGCACGACAGCTTCGGCGTCGAGTTCGAGGCGATCGCTGCGATGCTCGACACGACGCCGGTCGCGGCCCGCAAGCTGGCTTCGCGTGCTCGCGCCAAGGTGCGTCCGGCCGCGCCCGAGGATGCGCTGGGCGACTGGGAGATTGTGGACGCGTTCATGACCGCGGCCCGGGAGGGCGACTTCGCGCGGTTGCTGGAGCTGCTGGCTCCTGACGTGGTGGTCTCGGCGGACGCGGCCGCGATCGCGTTGGGCACCCCGCCGCGTTTGGAAGGTCGCGACGAGGTGGCCGGCTTCTTCAACGGCGCCGCCAAGGCTGCCTTTCCCGTGTTTGTCGAGGACCGGCCCGGCGCTGCCTGGATCCACCGCGGCGAGGTCAAGGTCGCGTTCGACTTCGCCATCGAGGCGGGGCAGATATCGCACCTACAGTTCAGGGCCGACGCCGACGTTTTGGCGAGGGTGCGCCGCCGCGAGGGCGGCTCTGCCATTTCGCGGCTTTCGGCTACTGATGTCTGA
- a CDS encoding enoyl-CoA hydratase: MSEDRVRVQISTTGVATVTMVRADKHNALDHAMFAGLVDAAAQLAGDASVRAVVLHGEGKSFCSGLDIASFMSGRGGTSVLLERESGRAANFAQRVAYDWSLVPAPVIAAIHGNCFGGGLQIALGADIRIAAPGAKLSIMEIKWGLVPDMGITQTLPRLLPLDVAKELTFTGRIVSGSEALALGLVTRNSDDPLASALALAEEIAQKSPDAVRAAKRLYEQTWLSNDAARALALESELQAGLIGSPNQLAAVAAGMSGEKPVFVDPA, from the coding sequence GTGAGCGAAGACAGAGTTCGAGTGCAGATCAGCACCACCGGCGTGGCAACCGTGACGATGGTGCGCGCCGACAAACACAATGCGCTCGATCACGCTATGTTCGCGGGCCTGGTCGATGCGGCGGCGCAGTTGGCGGGTGATGCGTCGGTGCGCGCGGTGGTGTTGCACGGCGAGGGCAAGAGCTTTTGCTCCGGCCTGGACATCGCCAGCTTCATGTCCGGCCGGGGTGGCACCAGCGTCCTGCTGGAGCGCGAGAGCGGCCGGGCGGCCAACTTCGCGCAGCGCGTCGCCTACGACTGGTCCTTGGTGCCCGCGCCGGTCATCGCCGCGATCCACGGCAACTGCTTCGGGGGCGGGCTGCAGATCGCGCTGGGCGCCGACATCAGGATCGCCGCGCCGGGCGCCAAGCTGTCGATCATGGAGATCAAGTGGGGCCTGGTTCCCGACATGGGCATTACGCAGACTCTCCCGCGGCTGCTGCCTCTCGACGTCGCCAAGGAGTTGACGTTCACCGGCCGGATCGTTTCGGGGAGTGAGGCTTTGGCGCTCGGGTTGGTCACGCGAAACAGTGACGATCCGCTGGCTTCGGCGTTGGCGCTGGCCGAGGAGATCGCGCAGAAGTCACCGGACGCCGTCCGTGCTGCCAAGCGGCTCTACGAACAAACGTGGCTCAGTAACGACGCCGCCCGGGCGCTGGCCCTCGAATCCGAGCTGCAGGCGGGGCTGATCGGTTCGCCCAATCAACTCGCCGCGGTGGCGGCCGGAATGTCCGGGGAGAAGCCCGTTTTCGTCGACCCTGCGTAA